Proteins encoded within one genomic window of Manis pentadactyla isolate mManPen7 chromosome 4, mManPen7.hap1, whole genome shotgun sequence:
- the CCDC17 gene encoding coiled-coil domain-containing protein 17, with amino-acid sequence MASYSGEPGLLPCGSCDMVFRSWALLATHTRRFCIGRLTQEVTLGANPSKSTEPRDLKVRTLPLDMRGYSSDPEPQDFSPHCAQVVPQELQGFPDQEASKLALKRLTEEVQCLRLYIQEMRPWITEIPRQSKGPWRRTEAPTRGPTSLAARSPGERLRALHGTHARRVAETNAHSRALERLGEELTQRLQGLAKTRAGISRLSGLERDLRELRAEAGRTRGALEALGVHVQQLPAKSGTQLDALREAELCCPVLQANPGTLTAEIGVLREVYIRGGGRDPGILGQISRLQVEASALELQRLRTRRGRPTDPALREVLVVEAENRRLEEEILALQMQRGSGRTPWGSGEFRLVAVPSPCLRRGDHPRLPPRVAPPLPPLPHSSVPFLDGTEKAPHLTGTMTRNLDPDPHTLLPTSDVLGPAPYDPGAGLVIFYDFLRGLDASWIWVQLITGLARDGQDTGRTTALPPALCLPPPPAPGPMGTCAILARRQPVPRLLPSPSVSLVCELQVWQGLAWAGAPQPKAWASLVLFDRHQRVLSGHWRLPLRALPRDLSLCLGQLNGIPQVGQAELFLRLVNARDAGVQTLAEVNPANAHKYQYPPPLSSSSLATSSFAPTACFVDPPPPPAGEPFSESQE; translated from the exons ATGGCTTCCTACTCCGGGGAGCCAGGGCTCCTACCCTGTGGGTCCTGTGACATGGTTTTCCGTTCCTGGGCCCTGTTGGCCACCCATACTCGGCGATTCTGCATCGGCCGTCTGACCCAGGAGGTGACTCTAGGAGCAAATCCTTCAAAATCCACTGAACCACGGGACCTCAAGGTAAGGACATTGCCCTTGGATATGCGTGGGTATTCCAGCGACCCTGAGCCTCAGGATTTCTCCCCACACTGTGCCCAGGTTGTGCCACAAGAACTCCAGGGCTTCCCAGACCAGGAGGCCAGCAAATTGGCTCTCAAAAGGCTAACAGAGGAG GTGCAGTGCCTGCGGCTGTATATCCAGGAAATGCGGCCCTGGATAACAGAGATCCCCAGGCAGTCAAAGGGGCCTTGGAGGCGCACAGAGGCGCCTACTCGGGGCCCCACATCCCTCGCTGCTAGGAGCCCGGGCGAGCGGCTGCGGGCTCTGCATGGGACTCACGCTAGGCGCGTGGCGGAGACTAACGCACATAGTCGGGCCCTGGAGCGACTCGGCGAAG AACTGACCCAGCGCCTCCAAGGTTTGGCCAAGACACGGGCCGGGATATCACGCCTCTCTGGCCTGGAGCGGGACCTTCGGGAACTCCGGGCAGAGGCTGGAAGAACGCGGGGAGCTCTAGAGGCCTTAGGGGTGCACGTGCAGCAGCTACCGGCCAAGTCCGG GACCCAGCTAGACGCCTTGCGAGAGGCAGAACTCTGTTGTCCAGTGCTGCAAGCCAATCCAGGGACTTTGACTGCCGAGATCGG GGTCCTGCGTGAGGTCTACATTCGAGGTGGGGGCCGGGACCCTGGCATTCTGGGCCAGATAAGTCGGTTGCAAGTGGAGGCGTCAGCCCTGGAACTGCAGCGGTTGCGGACTCGCAGGG GACGACCGACAGATCCCGCCTTGAGGGAGGTTCTAGTAGTGGAGGCTGAAAACCGACGCCTGGAGGAAGAAATCCTGGCCTTGCAGATGCAGAGGGGCTCAGGCCGGACACCCTGGG GATCCGGGGAGTTTCGACTCGTGGCCGTTCCCAGCCCATGCCTGAGGAGGGGAGATCACCCACGCCTCCCACCGCGGGTGGCTCCCCCGCTACCGCCACTTCCACACTCAAGCGTTCCATTCTTGGATGGTACAGAAAAGGCT CCCCATCTAACTGGAACTATGACCAGGAACCTGGACCCGGATCCACATACCCTCTTGCCCACATCTGATGTTCTGGGCCCTGCACCCTACGACCCTGG GGCTGGCCTGGTCATTTTTTATGACTTCCTTCGGGGCCTTGATGCTTCTTGGATCTGGGTGCAACTAATTACTGGCTTGGCCCGAGATGGACAGGATACAGGAAGGACCACAGCATTGCCCCCAGCCCTTTGCTTGCCCCCGCCTCCAGCTCCTGGGCCCATGGGCACCTGTGCCATCCTTGCCCGCAGACAGCCTGTACCCAG aCTGCTACCCTCACCATCAGTATCCTTAGTCTGTGAGCTACAGGTGTGGCAGGGGCTGGCGTGGGCTGGGGCACCACAGCCAAAGGCTTGGGCCTCACTGGTACTGTTTGACCGGCATCAGAGGGTACTAAGTGGCCACTGGCGTCTCCCACTTCGGGCCCTTCCTCGGGACCTCAGCCTTTGCCTTGGGCAGCTGAATGGGATTCCTCAG GTAGGTCAGGCTGAGCTCTTTCTGCGGCTGGTGAATGCAAGAGATGCAGGTGTCCAGACCCTGGCAGAGGTCAATCCAGCAAATGCCCACAAGTACCAGTACCCACCTCCG CTGTCCAGCTCTTCATTGGCAACCAGTTCATTTGCCCCCACAGCTTGCTTCGTtgaccctcctcctcctcctgcaggagagccCTTCAGTGAGAGTCAAGAATAG